From Arachis stenosperma cultivar V10309 chromosome 2, arast.V10309.gnm1.PFL2, whole genome shotgun sequence, one genomic window encodes:
- the LOC130960838 gene encoding uncharacterized protein LOC130960838: MVCLACLLPLFLVPIVNILPLLFDFIMGKIYRLFGWEYRKPERAPAACPYKPAAKRDTAKVEADTEPAQVEPIKPASVDVKQD, from the exons ATG GTTTGCTTGGCTTGTTTGTTGCCCCTGTTCCTCGTTCCCATCGTCAACATCCTCCCTCTCCTCTTCGATTTTATCATG ggGAAAATCTATAGGCTTTTTGGTTGGGAGTATAGGAAACCAGAGAGGGCTCCTGCAGCATGTCCATACAAGCCTGCAGCCAAGAGGGATACTGCTAAA GTTGAGGCCGATACTGAACCAGCTCAAGTAGAACCTATTAAACCTGCAAGTGTAGATGTCAAGCAGGATTAA
- the LOC130960837 gene encoding 60S ribosomal protein L7-2-like isoform X1 encodes MAEMGEEVKAIVPESVLKKQKREEEWALKKKEELNAAKKKRAESRKLIYRRAKQYANEYQEQEKQLIQLKREAKLKGGFYVDPEAKLLFIIRIRGINAMDPKSRKILQLLRLRQIFNGVFLKVNKATMNMLHRVEPYVTYGYPNLKSVKELIYKRGFGKLNKQRISLTDNSIIEKALGEHGIICIEDLIHEIITVGSHFKEANNFLWPFKLKAPLGGLKKKRNHYVEGGDAGNRENYINELIRRMN; translated from the exons A TGGCAGAGATGGGTGAGGAGGTGAAAGCAATTGTTCCCGAGTCTGTGCTTAAGAAGCAAAAAAGGGAGGAGGAATGGGCCttgaagaaaaaggaggagCTTAATGCTGCAAAGAAGAAAAGAGCTGAGAGCCGCAAGCTCATTTACCGCAGGGCAAAGCAATATGCAAATGAATACCAGGAGCAG GAAAAGCAGCTGATCCAATTGAAGCGGGAAGCAAAGCTGAAAGGTGGATTCTATGTTGATCCAGAGGCTAAGCTCCTGTTTATCATCCGTATCCGTGG TATCAATGCCATGGACCCCAAGTCAAGAAAGATCTTGCAGTTGTTGAGGTTGAGACAG ATCTTCAATGGTGTCTTTCTGAAGGTGAACAAGGCCACAATGAACATGCTTCACAGGGTTGAACCATATGTGACCTATGG ATACCCAAATCTGAAGAGTGTAAAAGAGCTTATTTACAAGAGGGGCTTTGGTAAGCTGAACAAGCAGAGAATTTCCCTAACTGACAATTCCATCATTGAGAAG GCACTGGGCGAACATGGAATCATCTGCATCGAAGATCTTATCCATGAGATCATAACCGTTGGATCACATTTCAAGGAAGCAAACAACTTCCTTTGGCCATTTAAGCTCAAGGCTCCATTGGGtggcttgaagaagaagagaaaccaCTATGTTGAAGGAGGAGATGCTGGAAACAGGGAGAACTACATCAATGAGCTTATCAGGAGAATGAATTAG
- the LOC130960837 gene encoding 60S ribosomal protein L7-2-like isoform X2 has translation MGEEVKAIVPESVLKKQKREEEWALKKKEELNAAKKKRAESRKLIYRRAKQYANEYQEQEKQLIQLKREAKLKGGFYVDPEAKLLFIIRIRGINAMDPKSRKILQLLRLRQIFNGVFLKVNKATMNMLHRVEPYVTYGYPNLKSVKELIYKRGFGKLNKQRISLTDNSIIEKALGEHGIICIEDLIHEIITVGSHFKEANNFLWPFKLKAPLGGLKKKRNHYVEGGDAGNRENYINELIRRMN, from the exons ATGGGTGAGGAGGTGAAAGCAATTGTTCCCGAGTCTGTGCTTAAGAAGCAAAAAAGGGAGGAGGAATGGGCCttgaagaaaaaggaggagCTTAATGCTGCAAAGAAGAAAAGAGCTGAGAGCCGCAAGCTCATTTACCGCAGGGCAAAGCAATATGCAAATGAATACCAGGAGCAG GAAAAGCAGCTGATCCAATTGAAGCGGGAAGCAAAGCTGAAAGGTGGATTCTATGTTGATCCAGAGGCTAAGCTCCTGTTTATCATCCGTATCCGTGG TATCAATGCCATGGACCCCAAGTCAAGAAAGATCTTGCAGTTGTTGAGGTTGAGACAG ATCTTCAATGGTGTCTTTCTGAAGGTGAACAAGGCCACAATGAACATGCTTCACAGGGTTGAACCATATGTGACCTATGG ATACCCAAATCTGAAGAGTGTAAAAGAGCTTATTTACAAGAGGGGCTTTGGTAAGCTGAACAAGCAGAGAATTTCCCTAACTGACAATTCCATCATTGAGAAG GCACTGGGCGAACATGGAATCATCTGCATCGAAGATCTTATCCATGAGATCATAACCGTTGGATCACATTTCAAGGAAGCAAACAACTTCCTTTGGCCATTTAAGCTCAAGGCTCCATTGGGtggcttgaagaagaagagaaaccaCTATGTTGAAGGAGGAGATGCTGGAAACAGGGAGAACTACATCAATGAGCTTATCAGGAGAATGAATTAG